In Oncorhynchus nerka isolate Pitt River linkage group LG21, Oner_Uvic_2.0, whole genome shotgun sequence, the following are encoded in one genomic region:
- the LOC135559541 gene encoding uncharacterized protein LOC135559541, translated as MNGAVYISFFQGQLESALEQVVQLAVQEITKTVGSSLSSVLMKTAVKEQENQRLKLKLKSLEFECNGVENGAAFNGGMEDNAATDRTKPETHTPSHGTERGVHENTQRLDQKGRVVGQLKMVMEHVLEFAVCELTKIVEASFDDLLLEMTKKEREHSALEEQLRRVAHQENGKGGVSRRCGSENTAFPSGSEDTRQESRNVTVKIVRGPREQTETSNGLCFNIKILF; from the exons ATGAACGGCGCCGTATACATTTCGTTTTTTCAAGGTCAGCTGGAATCTGCGCTAGAGCAAGTAGTGCAACTCGCAGTCCAGGAAATAACCAAGACTGTTGGGTCAAGCTTGAGTTCTGTGTTAATGAAAACGGCCGTCAAAGAACAAGAAAACCAACGACTTAAGTTAAAGCTTAAATCACTGGAGTTCGAATGTAATGGGGTAGAAAATGGAGCCGCGTTCAACGGTGGCATGGAAGACAACGCGGCCACGGATCGAACAAAGCCCGAGACACACACCCCCAGCCACGGCACAGAGCGCGGCGTGCACGAAAACACTCAAAGACTGGATCAAAAAGGACGAGTAGTGG GTCAGCTAAAGATGGTCATGGAGCATGTGCTGGAGTTTGCTGTGTGCGAGCTGACCAAAATCGTGGAGGCCAGTTTCGACGACCTGCTCCTGGAGATGACCAAGAAAGAGCGGGAGCACAGCGCTCTGGAGGAGCAGTTACGCCGTGTGGCTCACCAGGAGAACGGAAAGGGTGGAGTGTCGAGGAGGTGTGGGTCGGAAAACACAGCATTTCCCAGCGGCTCAGAGGACACTAGGCAGGAATCCAGAAACGTCACAGTCAAAATTGTCCGGGGACCAAGGGAGCAAACGGAGACATCAAATGGTCTGTGTTTTAACATTAAAATTCTGTTCTAG